The following are encoded in a window of Shewanella psychrotolerans genomic DNA:
- the fliB gene encoding flagellin lysine-N-methylase has translation MNNLVITPNYVNIFSCIGPKCEDSCCNDWGIYFDKKTYKKIVKHPDFSSLAKIAFKEVKTDNNSWAVIELDEAGACPFLNENKLCKIHDQAGVEALSNTCQTYPKVNNHIAGNRYRSLSLSCPEVARIVLFEPEAFQFEAQISGNKSAAPIPEWQEKSYDYSLELLVGLGLDWEQALLAIGLLIRTSENVANGLEPASALDVRFEQLQKFVQAGLLNEQYEQLSCTPAVQENAFVSVHSKLCKIHSRAHRPRFTRLNEAVNSICNEDNQYSIEELNKAWHNIALPALSESPDLFERFILYSIFHNHFPMLGKNGPLKAFRLLVLDCLLIRCYLSAMAFKYQGLTQSDIILCFQVYQVVRQHRSSFADVIDEIMQELDIQTIPSTISLLKTK, from the coding sequence ATGAATAATCTCGTCATTACACCAAACTATGTAAATATATTTAGTTGTATAGGACCTAAATGCGAAGATAGTTGTTGCAATGACTGGGGCATTTATTTCGATAAAAAGACCTATAAAAAAATAGTTAAACATCCTGATTTTTCCTCGTTAGCCAAAATAGCGTTTAAGGAAGTTAAAACGGACAACAATAGTTGGGCGGTAATAGAACTCGATGAAGCAGGAGCTTGTCCGTTTCTCAATGAGAACAAGCTATGCAAGATCCACGATCAAGCGGGGGTGGAAGCGTTAAGTAACACTTGTCAAACCTACCCTAAAGTGAACAATCATATAGCTGGTAATAGATATAGGAGTCTGAGCTTATCTTGTCCTGAAGTTGCTCGAATTGTGCTGTTTGAGCCAGAAGCCTTTCAATTTGAAGCTCAAATTAGCGGTAATAAATCAGCGGCTCCCATTCCTGAGTGGCAAGAGAAAAGTTACGATTATAGTCTTGAGTTGCTAGTGGGCTTGGGGTTAGATTGGGAGCAAGCCTTGCTTGCAATTGGGTTGCTTATACGAACCAGCGAAAACGTTGCTAATGGTCTCGAGCCTGCTTCAGCTCTTGATGTCAGGTTTGAACAGCTACAGAAATTTGTTCAGGCAGGACTGTTAAATGAACAGTATGAGCAGCTCTCCTGTACACCAGCCGTGCAAGAAAATGCTTTCGTTTCTGTGCACTCGAAATTATGTAAAATCCATTCTCGAGCTCATCGGCCTCGTTTTACAAGATTAAATGAGGCGGTAAATTCAATATGTAATGAAGATAATCAGTACAGTATTGAAGAGTTAAATAAAGCTTGGCACAACATTGCCTTACCTGCATTAAGTGAGTCACCAGATCTGTTTGAGCGATTTATTCTCTATTCTATTTTTCATAATCACTTTCCGATGTTGGGCAAGAATGGGCCACTGAAAGCATTTAGATTATTGGTGTTGGATTGTCTGCTTATCCGTTGTTATTTATCTGCGATGGCTTTTAAATATCAAGGTTTAACCCAGAGCGATATTATCTTGTGTTTTCAGGTGTATCAGGTGGTACGTCAGCATCGTTCTAGTTTTGCCGATGTGATAGATGAAATAATGCAGGAGTTGGATATTCAAACAATACCTTCGACCATTAGTCTACTGAAGACAAAGTAA
- a CDS encoding alanine/glycine:cation symporter family protein, with the protein MNFHALLSDINAIVWGPVTLCLLVGTGLYLTLRLKLIQVFKLPLALSLLFKPASGKGDLSSFAALCTALSATIGTGNIVGVATAIKIGGPGALFWMWLAAFFGMATKYAECMLAVKYRTTDARGQIAGGPMYYIERGLGLGWLAKLFAIFGVGVAFFGIGTFAQVNAISDAMNIAFNVPTWGTAFVLTIMVAAVTLGGVKRIANVAQKLVPTMALGYVMACGWILITFSEQIIPALQLVLHSAFTPTSAAGGFLGATVAQALQIGIARGVFSNESGLGSAPIAAAAAKTNEPVEQGLVSMTGTFFDTILICTMTGLVLIITGVWNGDTAGAAMTSAAFASGGSVIVGQYVVTIALICFAFTTILGWHYYGERCWYYLSGKRLGEKGVKIYQLLFLSLIAVGAFIQLDLIWMLADTVNGLMAIPNLIAIIGLRHVILLETDKYFARVKGLHHSDIKETQSINT; encoded by the coding sequence ATGAATTTTCACGCGCTACTCAGCGATATAAATGCGATCGTTTGGGGACCTGTCACCCTTTGTTTACTGGTCGGCACCGGTTTATACCTCACACTGCGGCTTAAACTTATCCAAGTCTTTAAACTGCCCCTCGCTCTGAGTCTATTATTTAAACCTGCAAGTGGTAAGGGTGATCTGTCGTCATTCGCTGCCTTATGTACCGCACTATCGGCAACCATAGGAACTGGTAATATTGTCGGTGTCGCTACGGCGATTAAAATTGGCGGCCCAGGCGCGCTGTTTTGGATGTGGCTCGCCGCCTTCTTCGGTATGGCAACTAAATACGCCGAGTGCATGCTAGCGGTAAAATATCGCACCACAGATGCACGCGGTCAAATCGCTGGCGGCCCAATGTATTACATCGAGCGTGGCTTAGGTCTAGGCTGGCTCGCCAAACTGTTTGCCATCTTCGGTGTCGGTGTTGCCTTCTTTGGTATCGGTACTTTTGCTCAAGTGAATGCCATTAGTGATGCGATGAATATCGCCTTCAATGTTCCGACATGGGGCACGGCTTTCGTGTTAACAATCATGGTCGCTGCTGTCACCTTAGGCGGCGTTAAACGTATCGCCAACGTCGCGCAAAAATTAGTACCGACTATGGCGCTGGGATATGTCATGGCTTGCGGCTGGATCTTAATCACCTTTAGCGAACAGATCATTCCAGCCTTGCAGTTGGTACTTCATTCGGCGTTTACCCCAACTTCTGCCGCTGGCGGATTCTTAGGTGCAACCGTGGCTCAGGCTCTGCAAATTGGTATTGCACGCGGAGTATTTTCTAACGAATCAGGCCTTGGTAGCGCGCCGATAGCGGCGGCGGCAGCTAAAACCAACGAACCCGTAGAGCAAGGTTTAGTTAGCATGACTGGCACTTTCTTTGACACCATCTTAATCTGCACCATGACAGGGCTGGTATTAATTATCACTGGCGTGTGGAACGGCGACACTGCAGGGGCTGCAATGACCAGTGCAGCATTTGCTTCTGGCGGCTCAGTTATTGTTGGACAATATGTGGTGACCATTGCCTTAATCTGCTTTGCTTTTACGACTATTTTAGGTTGGCATTATTATGGCGAGCGCTGCTGGTACTATCTATCGGGTAAACGCTTGGGAGAAAAAGGAGTCAAGATCTATCAACTACTGTTTTTAAGCCTCATTGCGGTCGGTGCATTTATTCAACTCGACCTTATCTGGATGTTAGCCGACACAGTCAACGGTTTAATGGCCATACCTAACCTAATCGCCATTATCGGGCTGCGGCACGTGATTTTGCTAGAAACCGACAAGTATTTTGCCAGAGTCAAAGGCCTTCATCATAGTGACATAAAAGAAACTCAATCGATAAACACCTAG